In a single window of the Hippocampus zosterae strain Florida chromosome 6, ASM2543408v3, whole genome shotgun sequence genome:
- the si:ch211-108c6.2 gene encoding uncharacterized protein si:ch211-108c6.2 has protein sequence MGQTQDKLEGREHTLVEELEDSDCGDSDSQSDDVMKTGSACEEEAGSSEGKKYSVEPDTEDLDESHNQDLITLSSERHINLWVRQFTPSEVKQEGVSGSGPGREEGRRAAPLVSAGQNRKGRVTTEERASTYKVLTKNKIGEKRAEKQFEVSSKIKMEDHCEGNQNKCDLYGHLPSSWDSESLMLQREANKAHQDTDLSNLPADTEPSFILEKLLKRNRIETCPALEEIQEVDTDELDMELDMTTPVAGATEFTTEERNTPAYSTRSILSSSTIKATQGDFEVEDTADRLTKKSNFCTSDMVKKSTKAPDNKAIIPNKGALNPLQTALHERRSYEGKSVTTKEATPSFQPAPLIENDDHTGNSEHMPQESDDQTTNSEHLPPRTNEDASSISIPSKAKESYPRQNVPTTNKENETPEQPDKKTVRESDAGVLMRENPTDTGRSRPVSDLIKENIQLHEKRLHQDWSKPAEVKCDEHSQSVKVAQMKATFDSPHKSPEKRIERKPSVRKGKAIANCGTT, from the coding sequence ATGGGACAGACCCAGGACAAATTAGAAGGCAGAGAACATACCCTTGTTGAGGAATTGGAGGACTCCGACTGTGGAGATTCAGACAGTCAATCAGATGATGTCATGAAGACAGGAAGTGCCTGTGAAGAGGAGGCTGGCAgctcagaggggaaaaaatattcaGTGGAGCCAGACACGGAAGATTTGGATGAAAGTCATAATCAGGACTTAATAACACTTTCCAGTGAGAGGCACATCAATTTGTGGGTGAGGCAGTTTACTCCAAGCGAGGTGAAACAAGAAGGAGTGTCAGGAAGTGGTCCAGGAAGAGAAGAAGGAAGAAGGGCCGCTCCATTGGTTTCAGCAGGCCAAAACCGAAAAGGTAGAGTAACAACCGAGGAAAGAGCTTCGACATACAAGGTGTTGACTAAAAATAAGATTGGAGAGAAGCGTGCTGAGAAGCAATTTGAAGTCTCCTCGAAGATCAAAATGGAAGACCATTGTGAGGGCaaccaaaacaaatgtgacttgTATGGCCATCTCCCATCCTCTTGGGATTCAGAATCTCTAATGCTACAAAGGGAAGCAAACAAAGCTCATCAAGACACCGATCTATCGAATCTACCCGCAGACACCGAACCCAGTTTTATTTTGGAGAAGCTGCTGAAGAGAAACCGAATTGAGACGTGTCCAGCTCTGGAAGAAATACAGGAGGTGGACACTGATGAATTGGACATGGAACTGGATATGACCACGCCTGTTGCTGGAGCAACCGAATTCACCACTGAGGAAAGGAACACACCGGCATACAGCACCCGGAGCATATTATCATCGTCTACAATCAAAGCAACACAGGGCGACTTTGAAGTGGAAGATACTGCTGACCGTTTGACcaaaaaatccaatttttgcACAAGTGATATGGTGAAGAAATCAACAAAGGCTCCAGACAACAAGGCAATCATTCCAAATAAAGGTGCTTTAAACCCGTTACAAACTGCTTTACATGAAAGAAGGTCTTATGAGGGCAAGTCTGTGACCACTAAGGAGGCCACGCCATCCTTTCAGCCTGCTCCACTGATAGAAAATGATGACCATACAGGAAACTCAGAACATATGCCCCAAGAAAGTGATGACCAAACGACAAACTCTGAACATCTTCCCCCGAGAACAAATGAAGATGCCAGCTCAATTTCGATCCCATCCAAGGCAAAAGAAAGTTACCCGAGGCAGAATGTTCCCACGAccaacaaagaaaatgaaacaccAGAGCAGCCTGACAAAAAAACTGTCAGGGAAAGTGATGCTGGAGTTTTAATGAGAGAAAACCCCACCGACACTGGCAGGTCGAGGCCTGTCTCTGATCTCATAAAAGAAAACATACAGCTCCATGAGAAGCGTCTCCACCAGGATTGGTCCAAGCCCGCCGAAGTCAAATGCGACGAGCATAGTCAGTCTGTGAAGGTAGCACAGATGAAGGCCACCTTTGACTCACCTCACAAATCCCCAGAAAAACGAATTGAGAGGAAGCCTTCTGTCAGAAAAGGTAAGGCCATTGCAAACTGTGGGACCACATAG
- the coro1ca gene encoding coronin-1C-A: MKGVVRKSKFRHVFGQAAKNDQCYDDIRVSRVTWDSSFCAVNPKFVAIIIEASGGGAFLVLPLNKAGRIDKACPTVCGHTSPVLDIDWCPHNDQVIASSSEDCSVMVWQIPENGLVAPMSEPAVELKGHSKRVGVITWHPTARNVLLSAGCDNVIIIWNVGTGEAMITLDDMHPDMIYNVCWNRNGSLICTACKDKSVRVIDPRKEEIVAEKEKAHDGGRPMRAIFLKDGKILTTGFNRRSERLIALWDTKNFEEPMTMHCMDASNGVLLPFYDPDTNMVYVCGKGDSSIRYFEVTDEDPYVHFLSSFVSKESQRGMGCMPKRGLDVNKCEIARFYKLHERKCEPIVMTVPRKSDLFQDDLYPDTAGPDSALEAEEWFEGRNGDPILISLKNGYVPTKSRDFTVVKRNILDAKVTKSTENSSSAQNAPFQSDGKLEEILKEIKSLKDLVSSQEKRLVTLEEQMSKLAI; encoded by the exons ATGAAAGGAGTTGTACGGAAGAGCAAATTCCGTCACGTCTTCGGCCAGGCGGCGAAAAATGATCAGTGCTACGACGATATCCGGGTGTCAAGGGTCACATGGGATAGCTCATTCTGTGCGGTCAACCCGAAGTTTGTCGCCATAATTATTGAAGCCAGCGGTGGTGGAGCTTTCCTGGTTCTCCCGCTAAATAAG GCGGGACGCATCGACAAAGCCTGCCCAACAGTGTGCGGGCACACCAGTCCAGTGTTGGACATTGACTGGTGCCCCCACAATGATCAGGTCATCGCCAGCAGCTCTGAGGACTGCTCAGTGATG GTGTGGCAAATTCCTGAGAACGGCCTCGTGGCTCCCATGTCCGAGCCCGCCGTGGAACTGAAAGGTCATTCCAAGCGAGTTGGCGTAATCACATGGCACCCCACAGCTCGCAATGTTCTTCTGAGTGCAG GTTGTGACAACGTGATCATCATCTGGAACGTGGGCACGGGCGAGGCCATGATCACTTTGGATGACATGCATCCCGATATGATTTACAATGTTTGCTGGAATCGCAATGGCAGTCTCATCTGCACTGCCTGCAAGGACAAGTCTGTCCGTGTTATTGACCCGCGCAAGGAGGAAATTGTTGCt GAGAAAGAAAAGGCACATGACGGCGGTCGTCCCATGAGGGCTATTTTTCTGAAGGATGGCAAAATCCTCACCACTGGTTTCAATCGTAGGAGTGAGAGACTAATCGCCCTGTGGGACACG AAAAACTTTGAGGAGCCCATGACAATGCATTGCATGGATGCCAGCAACGGGGTACTCTTGCCCTTCTATGACCCAGACACCAACATGGTTTACGTTTGTGGAAAG GGTGACAGCAGCATCCGCTACTTTGAAGTGACAGATGAAGATCCATATGTTCACTTCCTTAGCAGCTTTGTCTCCAAGGAGTCTCAGAGGGGCATGGGCTGCATGCCAAAGAGGGGCCTCGATGTCAACAAGTGTGAAATTGCAAG GTTCTATAAACTGCATGAAAGGAAATGTGAGCCTATCGTGATGACTGTACCAAGAAAG TCTGACCTGTTTCAGGATGACTTGTACCCTGACACGGCTGGGCCTGACTCGGCCCTGGAGGCCGAGGAGTGGTTTGAGGGGAGGAATGGTGACCCCATCCTAATCTCTCTCAAAAATGGCTACGTTCCAACCAAGTCCCGTGATTTCACGGTTGTCAAAAGGAACATTTTAGATGCCAAGGTGACCAAGAGCACAGAGAACTCCTCCTCGGCCCAGAATGCACCGTTT CAGTCGGATGGCAAGCTGGAAGAGATTTTGAAAGAAATCAAATCCCTCAAGGACCTGGTCAGCAGTCAGGAGAAGCGACTTGTCACACTTGAAGAACAAATGTCCAAACTTGCTATTTAG
- the tmem119a gene encoding uncharacterized protein tmem119a produces MTSRLVFHMACVTLLSLCCGVARGAPMFYNVSMDASGDDGLEFLFPKYFSTRAPVQVSAATHVPDASDTPTLTNTITTTIIRLKDFVLTRVVDFLEGNLLIIIVVTSLLIVMVFIICCASAMSQKQKLAAYKAPPQTSGKYAAEKNVVHRGPNEFQERPYAVDHIKRVQMQSSASPKNLRMPSKALVGERGRDVKSSPRPEVRKVREVEEVENRREETKHKEQVKRREEVQHTSSQPLCTCHLKKAHH; encoded by the coding sequence ATGACATCCCGCTTGGTTTTCCATATGGCCTGCGTGACCTTGCTGTCACTGTGCTGCGGCGTGGCTCGGGGAGCCCCCATGTTCTACAACGTGTCCATGGATGCTAGCGGTGATGACGGGTTGGAGTTCCTCTTCCCAAAGTACTTCTCCACTCGTGCACCTGTTCAAGTCAGCGCTGCTACCCATGTTCCCGACGCTTCCGACACCCCCACGCTCACCAACACCATCACCACGACCATCATCCGTCTGAAGGACTTTGTACTAACCAGAGTGGTGGACTTTCTGGAGGGAAATCTTCTCATCATCATTGTCGTGACCTCTCTCCTCATCGTTATGGTCTTTATTATCTGCTGCGCCTCTGCCATGAGTCAGAAGCAAAAGCTGGCGGCCTACAAGGCCCCGCCTCAAACTTCCGGCAAGTACGCGGCGGAAAAAAACGTTGTACACAGAGGTCCGAACGAGTTCCAGGAGAGGCCGTATGCTGTGGACCACATCAAGAGGGTCCAGATGCAGAGCAGCGCCTCACCCAAGAACCTGCGCATGCCTTCCAAGGCTCTGGTGGGAGAAAGGGGCAGGGACGTTAAGTCGTCACCACGCCCAGAGGTGAGGAAGGTCAGGGAGGTCGAGGAAGTGGAGAATCGCAGAGAGGAGACCAAACACAAAGAGCAGGTGAAGCGCAGGGAGGAGGTGCAGCACACCTCCAGTCAGCCTCTTTGCACCTGTCATCTGAAGAAGGCCCACCACTAG